One Sediminicola sp. YIK13 DNA segment encodes these proteins:
- a CDS encoding metallophosphoesterase: MYKHCALIVLTLVFTGCATMATKYAEGFDNKDVPTSKEISQTIYLIGDAGLSPMGGMNPALKIFKDKLDQADKNSMAIFLGDNIYPAGLPDKKDSTVAYITAKNHLDAQLKTLENFKGKTLFIPGNHDWYTEGLIGLKREEEYVEEWMGDKGAYQPDNGCPIEEIDISDDVLVVAIDTEWYLVNWDRHPGINDDCDIKSRDKFFEELEGIIKKNRHRTTILAMHHPMFSYGPHGGQTTWNQQFYPSKGKGPMPILGSFINVLRKTSGASTEDMHNKRYMELKKRIVTLAQYSEKVVFTSGHEHTLQYIVEANTPQIVSGSGAKIGATRLLNGSQFSTGHMGYAVLEVYTDGSSRVRYYGVDEEEKEEFLFTTEVLPADRSLLIKQFADTFPKEVEASVYSKEEIDKSGFHKSIWGDRYREYYGTKVTAPTVNLDTLFGGLTPVRKGGGHQSKSLRLAHKNGKEYVMRALRKSAELYLQSMAFKDQYIVGEFQDTYTESLLLDFYTGAHPYAPFTIGKLSDAIGVLHTNPVLYYVPKQKALEDFNEGFGDELYMIEEHVGDGHGDLKSFGYANKVESTDDLFEKLRRDEEYTLDEESYLRARLFDMVIGDWDRHSDQWRWAEIKNKETGNTIFKPIPRDRDQVFSIMGDGALMSVATKAIPPLKLMEGFHENVRNVRGFNTNPFPLDMALLKETTLSQWEKEVSYILENLTPEAIDAAFEMFPKEVRDNTVTEIKRILLARLQNLPQIANDYYKALNSIAIITGTDKDDWFEITTLEGGKAEVSAYRIIGGKKEKQFFHKQFNPEITEEIWVYGLDDDDRFEVKGGSPIGIKVRLIGGRDNDIYDIQDNRRVKIYDYKDRGDTIINKGNAKVRLTNDYEINTFQPLKFKKSTNQIIPVVGYNPDDGAKIGLSDTYTYNGFLQNPFTSQHTVNASFYFATSGFELGYSGEFAHIFESWNLGLNARFTSPNFSVNFFGFGNDTENLDDELELDYNRVRLKNLSFAPSLIWRGALGARVETQVGFEQITVEETADRFINTFYQANGEENSKQFLGVQAGYSYANTDNKAFPTLGMATSFEVGYKTSVDGGEEGFGYIIPSLSFDYKLLPNGRLVLATKWKAHFNIGDDYEFYQAATIGASDGPRGYRNQRFAGKTSYYQNTDIRFSLRKMKTGLLPLAMGIYGGFDYGRVWVPGDDSNTWHTSYGGGFFFNGADLMSVKLALFQGDEGPRFSFGLGFGF; the protein is encoded by the coding sequence ATGTATAAACATTGTGCTCTTATAGTCTTGACTTTAGTTTTTACGGGATGCGCCACCATGGCCACCAAATACGCTGAAGGCTTTGACAACAAAGATGTGCCTACATCCAAAGAGATATCCCAGACCATATATCTTATCGGGGACGCCGGACTTTCGCCTATGGGAGGAATGAATCCTGCCCTAAAGATTTTTAAGGATAAACTGGACCAGGCCGATAAAAATAGTATGGCAATTTTTCTAGGTGATAATATTTATCCTGCAGGGCTCCCAGACAAAAAAGATTCTACGGTAGCCTATATCACCGCAAAAAATCACTTGGATGCCCAATTGAAAACCTTGGAGAATTTTAAGGGAAAGACCTTGTTCATTCCTGGAAATCATGATTGGTACACAGAAGGTCTAATTGGTCTTAAAAGGGAGGAAGAGTATGTAGAAGAATGGATGGGTGATAAGGGGGCATACCAGCCCGACAATGGTTGTCCTATTGAAGAAATAGATATTAGTGATGATGTGCTTGTAGTGGCCATAGATACAGAGTGGTATCTCGTCAATTGGGACAGGCATCCCGGCATTAATGATGATTGTGATATAAAAAGCAGGGATAAGTTTTTTGAGGAATTGGAAGGGATCATCAAGAAAAATAGGCATAGGACCACAATTTTGGCCATGCATCATCCAATGTTCAGTTATGGTCCGCATGGCGGACAAACAACATGGAACCAGCAGTTTTATCCCAGTAAGGGAAAAGGGCCAATGCCCATCTTGGGAAGTTTTATAAATGTGTTGCGGAAAACTTCTGGTGCATCTACGGAAGACATGCATAACAAGAGGTATATGGAGCTTAAAAAGCGAATAGTAACTTTGGCGCAATATTCGGAGAAGGTAGTTTTTACCTCCGGTCATGAGCACACGCTTCAATATATTGTAGAGGCCAATACCCCTCAGATTGTTAGTGGATCAGGTGCTAAAATTGGGGCTACAAGGTTATTGAACGGCTCCCAATTTTCAACCGGGCATATGGGATATGCCGTTTTAGAGGTGTATACCGATGGCTCCTCCCGGGTTCGCTATTATGGTGTGGATGAGGAGGAGAAAGAGGAATTTCTTTTCACAACAGAAGTATTGCCAGCAGACCGTAGTCTATTGATAAAACAATTCGCGGATACGTTTCCCAAAGAGGTTGAGGCATCTGTTTATAGTAAGGAAGAAATTGACAAGAGCGGTTTCCATAAAAGCATATGGGGTGATCGTTACCGTGAATATTACGGCACTAAGGTAACTGCTCCAACGGTGAATTTGGATACCCTTTTTGGAGGTCTTACCCCAGTGAGAAAGGGAGGGGGGCACCAATCTAAATCATTGCGACTTGCACATAAAAATGGAAAGGAATATGTGATGAGGGCGTTACGTAAAAGTGCAGAACTCTACTTGCAGTCCATGGCTTTTAAAGACCAATATATTGTAGGGGAGTTTCAGGACACTTATACCGAGAGCCTATTGCTCGATTTTTACACAGGAGCACATCCATATGCCCCATTTACCATTGGTAAACTATCCGATGCCATTGGGGTCCTGCATACAAATCCTGTACTTTATTATGTGCCAAAACAAAAAGCTTTGGAAGATTTTAATGAAGGATTTGGAGATGAGCTCTACATGATAGAGGAACATGTGGGGGATGGTCATGGAGATCTAAAGAGCTTTGGCTATGCCAATAAAGTGGAAAGTACGGACGACCTTTTTGAGAAGCTACGAAGGGATGAAGAATATACGTTGGACGAAGAGAGCTATCTAAGGGCCAGATTGTTCGATATGGTCATTGGAGATTGGGATAGGCACAGCGATCAATGGCGCTGGGCAGAAATAAAGAACAAAGAAACAGGGAATACCATTTTTAAACCCATTCCCAGGGATAGGGACCAAGTGTTCTCCATTATGGGAGACGGAGCTTTGATGTCCGTTGCAACAAAGGCCATTCCCCCTCTAAAATTAATGGAAGGCTTCCATGAAAATGTCAGAAATGTCCGTGGATTCAATACCAATCCTTTTCCGTTGGATATGGCCTTGTTAAAGGAGACCACGTTGTCCCAATGGGAAAAAGAGGTGTCTTATATACTGGAAAACCTAACACCAGAGGCGATTGATGCCGCTTTTGAAATGTTTCCCAAGGAAGTCAGGGACAATACCGTTACTGAAATAAAACGAATTTTGTTGGCCAGACTGCAAAACCTGCCCCAAATTGCCAATGATTATTACAAGGCCTTGAATTCCATTGCCATTATAACTGGTACGGATAAAGATGACTGGTTCGAAATCACTACTTTGGAAGGCGGTAAAGCTGAGGTTAGCGCCTATCGTATCATTGGTGGAAAAAAGGAGAAACAGTTCTTTCATAAGCAGTTTAACCCTGAAATTACCGAAGAAATATGGGTCTACGGATTGGACGATGATGACCGTTTTGAGGTTAAGGGAGGGAGTCCAATCGGGATTAAGGTTCGGTTGATCGGCGGTCGCGACAACGATATTTATGATATTCAGGACAATAGAAGGGTCAAAATTTATGATTACAAGGATAGGGGCGATACGATAATAAACAAGGGCAATGCCAAAGTAAGGCTGACCAATGATTATGAGATCAATACGTTCCAACCTTTAAAGTTTAAGAAAAGTACCAATCAGATTATCCCAGTCGTTGGTTATAACCCAGATGACGGTGCCAAAATTGGACTGAGTGATACGTACACCTACAACGGATTTCTTCAAAATCCATTTACCAGTCAGCATACGGTGAATGCCTCATTTTATTTTGCTACCAGTGGTTTTGAGCTTGGTTACAGCGGAGAATTTGCGCATATTTTTGAAAGTTGGAACCTAGGCCTTAACGCTAGGTTTACCAGTCCCAATTTTAGTGTCAATTTCTTTGGCTTTGGTAATGACACCGAGAATTTGGATGACGAATTGGAGCTCGACTATAATAGGGTGAGGTTAAAGAATTTAAGTTTTGCACCTTCTTTGATTTGGCGCGGAGCACTGGGGGCCAGAGTTGAAACCCAGGTAGGATTTGAGCAAATAACGGTTGAAGAGACAGCAGATCGTTTTATCAATACGTTTTACCAAGCAAACGGAGAGGAAAATTCCAAACAATTTTTAGGGGTTCAAGCAGGCTACAGTTATGCCAATACCGATAATAAGGCCTTTCCGACCTTGGGTATGGCCACTTCCTTTGAAGTAGGGTATAAGACCAGTGTTGATGGGGGAGAAGAAGGTTTTGGATATATTATACCAAGCCTTTCCTTTGACTATAAACTACTTCCAAATGGTCGCTTGGTTTTGGCTACCAAATGGAAGGCCCATTTTAATATTGGGGACGATTATGAGTTTT